One window of the Bubalus kerabau isolate K-KA32 ecotype Philippines breed swamp buffalo chromosome 9, PCC_UOA_SB_1v2, whole genome shotgun sequence genome contains the following:
- the PSMB1 gene encoding proteasome subunit beta type-1 isoform X2 produces the protein MLSSVAAYSGAGRDLAMEPHSSVGPLQLRFSPYAFNGGTDKTVIGCSGFHGDCLTLTKIIEARLKMYKHSNNKAMTTGAIAAMLSTILYSRRFFPYYVYNIIGGLDEEGKGAVYSFDPVGSYQRDSFKAGGSASAMLQPLLDNQVGFKNMQNVEHVPLSLDRAMRLVKDVFISAAERDVYTGDALKICIVTKEGIREETVPLRKD, from the exons ATGTTGTCCTCCGTTGCCGCGTACTCAGGCGCCGGCCGAGACCTGGCCATGGAACCTCACAGCTCCGTGGGCCCTTTGCAGCTGCGCTTTTCGCCCTACGCTTTCAACGGAGG aacagACAAAACAGTCATTGGATGTAGCGGTTTTCATGGAGATTGTCTTACCCTGACCAAAATTATTGAAGCAAGACTAAAG ATGTACAAGCATTCCAACAATAAGGCCATGACCACCGGGGCGATCGCTGCGATGCTGTCCACAATCCTGTACTCCAGGCGCTTCTTCCCCTACTATGTGTACAACATCATCGGGGGGCTTGATGAAGAAG GAAAGGGAGCCGTGTACAGCTTTGACCCGGTAGGGTCCTACCAGAGAGACTCATTCAAGGCTGGAGGCTCAGCCAGTGCCATGCTGCAGCCCCTGCTTGACAACCAG GTTGGTTTTAAGAACATGCAGAATGTGGAGCATGTCCCGCTGTCCTTGGACAGAGCCATGCGGCTTGTGAAAGATGTCTTCATTTCTGCTGCTGAGAGAGATGTGTACACTGGGGATGCACTCAAGATCTGCATCGTGACCAAGGAGGGCATCAGGGAGGAGACTGTTCCTCTGCGGAAGGACTGA
- the PSMB1 gene encoding proteasome subunit beta type-1 isoform X1, producing the protein MLSSVAAYSGAGRDLAMEPHSSVGPLQLRFSPYAFNGGTILAIAGEDFSIVASDTRLSEGFSIHTRDSPKCYKLTDKTVIGCSGFHGDCLTLTKIIEARLKMYKHSNNKAMTTGAIAAMLSTILYSRRFFPYYVYNIIGGLDEEGKGAVYSFDPVGSYQRDSFKAGGSASAMLQPLLDNQVGFKNMQNVEHVPLSLDRAMRLVKDVFISAAERDVYTGDALKICIVTKEGIREETVPLRKD; encoded by the exons ATGTTGTCCTCCGTTGCCGCGTACTCAGGCGCCGGCCGAGACCTGGCCATGGAACCTCACAGCTCCGTGGGCCCTTTGCAGCTGCGCTTTTCGCCCTACGCTTTCAACGGAGG TACTATATTGGCAATTGCTGGAGAAGATTTTTCAATTGTTGCTTCTGACACTAGATTAAGTGAAGGGTTTTCAATTCACACACGGGACAGCCCCAAATGTTACAAATT aacagACAAAACAGTCATTGGATGTAGCGGTTTTCATGGAGATTGTCTTACCCTGACCAAAATTATTGAAGCAAGACTAAAG ATGTACAAGCATTCCAACAATAAGGCCATGACCACCGGGGCGATCGCTGCGATGCTGTCCACAATCCTGTACTCCAGGCGCTTCTTCCCCTACTATGTGTACAACATCATCGGGGGGCTTGATGAAGAAG GAAAGGGAGCCGTGTACAGCTTTGACCCGGTAGGGTCCTACCAGAGAGACTCATTCAAGGCTGGAGGCTCAGCCAGTGCCATGCTGCAGCCCCTGCTTGACAACCAG GTTGGTTTTAAGAACATGCAGAATGTGGAGCATGTCCCGCTGTCCTTGGACAGAGCCATGCGGCTTGTGAAAGATGTCTTCATTTCTGCTGCTGAGAGAGATGTGTACACTGGGGATGCACTCAAGATCTGCATCGTGACCAAGGAGGGCATCAGGGAGGAGACTGTTCCTCTGCGGAAGGACTGA